In one window of Pseudomonas sp. IAC-BECa141 DNA:
- the fabI gene encoding enoyl-ACP reductase FabI yields MGFLAGKRVLIVGVASKLSIASGIAAAMHREGAELAFTYQNEKLKGRVEEFAQGWGSSPELCFPCDVASDEEIAKVFEELSKKWDGLDCIVHSVGFAPGDQLDGDFTEVTTREGYRISHDISAYSFVALAKAGREMMKGRNGSLLTLSYLGAERTMPNYNVMGMAKASLEAGVRYLAGSLGPEGTRVNCVSAGPIRTLAASGIKSFRKMLAANEAQTPLRRNVTIEEVGNVGAFLCSDLASGISGEITYVDGGFNTTAMGNIEE; encoded by the coding sequence ATGGGTTTTCTCGCCGGTAAGCGCGTACTGATCGTCGGTGTCGCCAGCAAGCTGTCCATCGCATCCGGCATCGCTGCCGCCATGCATCGCGAGGGCGCTGAGCTTGCCTTCACTTATCAGAACGAAAAACTGAAAGGTCGCGTCGAAGAGTTCGCACAGGGCTGGGGTTCGAGCCCTGAGCTGTGCTTCCCGTGCGACGTGGCCAGCGATGAAGAAATCGCCAAGGTCTTCGAAGAGCTGAGCAAAAAGTGGGACGGCCTGGACTGCATCGTGCACTCCGTCGGCTTCGCCCCGGGCGACCAACTGGACGGCGACTTCACCGAAGTCACCACCCGTGAAGGCTATCGCATCTCCCACGACATCAGCGCCTACAGCTTCGTCGCGCTGGCCAAGGCTGGTCGCGAAATGATGAAGGGCCGCAACGGCAGCCTGTTGACCCTGTCCTACCTGGGCGCCGAGCGCACCATGCCGAACTACAACGTCATGGGCATGGCCAAGGCTTCGCTGGAAGCCGGCGTACGCTACCTGGCCGGCTCTCTGGGCCCGGAAGGCACTCGCGTCAACTGCGTATCGGCCGGTCCGATCCGCACCCTGGCCGCTTCCGGCATCAAGAGCTTCCGCAAGATGCTGGCCGCCAACGAAGCGCAGACCCCGCTGCGTCGCAACGTCACCATCGAAGAAGTCGGCAACGTCGGCGCCTTCCTGTGCTCGGACCTGGCGTCCGGCATCAGCGGTGAAATCACCTACGTGGACGGCGGCTTCAACACCACCGCCATGGGCAACATCGAAGAGTAA
- a CDS encoding ABC transporter ATP-binding protein, which translates to MNQDNLIEIRDLAVEFGLGDRVQRVVEGVSFDIKRGETLALVGESGSGKSVTAHSILRLLPYPLARHPSGSINYSGQNLLGLSEKTIRHIRGNRIAMIFQEPMTSLNPLHSIEKQINEVLGIHKGLTGKVATKRTLELLEMVGIPEPHKRLKALPHELSGGQRQRVMIAMALANEPELLIADEPTTALDVTVQLKILDLLKQLQARLGMALLLISHDLNLVRRIAHRVCVMQRGCIVEQASCEELFRSPQHPYTRELLGAEPSGGPASNKIGAPLLEVEDLKVWFPIRKGLLKRTVDHVKAVDGINFSLPQGQTLGIVGESGSGKSTLGLAILRLIGSQGAIRFEGKQLDCLTQSEVRPLRREMQVVFQDPFGSLSPRMCVSDIVGEGLRIHRMGTAAEQEAAIIAALKEVGLDPETRHRYPHEFSGGQRQRIAIARALVLKPALILLDEPTSALDRTVQRQVVELLRSLQAKYNLTYLFISHDLAVVKALSHQLMVVKHGQVVEQGDAQSIFAAPQHPYTQQLLEAAFLAPATAQ; encoded by the coding sequence ATGAATCAGGACAATCTGATCGAAATCCGCGACCTCGCCGTCGAATTCGGCCTCGGCGATCGCGTGCAACGGGTGGTCGAGGGCGTGAGTTTCGACATCAAGCGCGGCGAAACCCTGGCGCTGGTCGGCGAGTCTGGCTCGGGCAAGTCGGTGACGGCGCATTCGATCCTGCGCCTGCTGCCCTACCCGCTGGCGCGACATCCGTCCGGCAGCATCAACTATTCCGGGCAAAACCTGTTGGGGCTGAGCGAAAAGACCATCCGTCACATTCGCGGCAACCGGATCGCAATGATCTTTCAGGAGCCGATGACCTCGCTCAACCCGCTGCACTCGATCGAAAAGCAGATCAACGAGGTGCTGGGCATCCACAAGGGCCTGACCGGCAAGGTCGCGACCAAGCGCACGCTCGAGCTGCTGGAAATGGTCGGCATCCCCGAGCCACACAAGCGTCTCAAGGCCCTGCCCCACGAATTGTCCGGCGGCCAGCGCCAGCGGGTGATGATCGCCATGGCCCTGGCCAACGAGCCGGAACTGCTGATCGCCGACGAACCGACCACCGCGCTGGACGTGACCGTTCAGCTGAAAATCCTCGACCTGCTCAAGCAATTGCAGGCCCGATTGGGCATGGCGCTGTTACTGATCAGTCACGATTTGAACCTCGTGCGAAGAATTGCGCATCGTGTATGTGTCATGCAGCGCGGTTGCATCGTCGAACAGGCATCGTGCGAAGAGCTGTTCCGTTCGCCGCAGCATCCGTACACTCGGGAACTGCTTGGCGCGGAGCCCAGCGGAGGCCCGGCAAGCAATAAAATCGGGGCGCCGCTGCTTGAGGTCGAGGACTTGAAAGTCTGGTTCCCGATCAGGAAAGGCCTGCTCAAGCGCACGGTGGATCACGTCAAGGCAGTGGACGGCATCAATTTCAGCTTGCCTCAGGGTCAGACCCTGGGGATTGTGGGAGAAAGCGGTTCCGGTAAATCCACCCTGGGTCTGGCGATCCTGCGGTTGATCGGCAGCCAGGGTGCGATCCGTTTTGAGGGCAAACAGCTGGATTGCCTGACGCAAAGCGAAGTCCGGCCGTTGCGCCGGGAGATGCAGGTGGTGTTTCAGGACCCGTTTGGCAGCCTGAGCCCGCGGATGTGCGTAAGCGACATCGTTGGCGAGGGTTTGCGGATCCACAGGATGGGCACCGCCGCCGAGCAGGAAGCGGCAATTATTGCGGCATTGAAGGAGGTAGGTCTGGATCCGGAAACCCGGCACCGCTACCCCCACGAATTTTCCGGTGGGCAACGGCAGCGAATTGCCATAGCCCGGGCCTTGGTGCTCAAACCGGCGCTGATCCTGCTGGACGAGCCGACTTCGGCCCTCGACCGGACGGTGCAGCGGCAAGTGGTGGAGTTGTTGCGTTCACTGCAAGCCAAGTACAACCTGACGTATTTGTTCATCAGCCATGACCTGGCTGTTGTGAAAGCGCTGAGCCACCAGCTGATGGTGGTCAAGCATGGCCAAGTGGTCGAACAGGGAGACGCGCAAAGTATCTTTGCCGCCCCCCAACATCCGTATACACAGCAGTTGCTGGAGGCCGCTTTCCTGGCACCAGCCACTGCGCAATAA
- a CDS encoding ABC transporter permease: MNLSPLNRRRFELFKANKRGWWSLWLFLILFGLSLGAELIANDKPLVVHYDNNWYFPAIKRYPETTFGGEFPLEANYKSPYIRELLKAKDAWVLWAPIPFSYQSINYDLKVPAPAPPSADNLLGTDDQGRDVLARVIYGFRISVLFALTLTVLSSIIGVIAGALQGFYGGWVDLAGQRFLEIWSGLPVLYLLIILASFVQPNFWWLLGIMLLFSWMSLVDVVRAEFLRGRNLEYVRAARALGMQNGAIMFRHILPNAMVSTMTFMPFILTGAIGTLTALDFLGFGLPAGSPSLGELVAQGKSNLQAPWLGMSAFAVLALMLSLLVFIGESARDAFDPRK; encoded by the coding sequence ATGAACCTGTCCCCTCTCAACCGCCGGCGCTTCGAACTGTTCAAGGCCAACAAGCGTGGCTGGTGGTCGCTGTGGCTGTTTCTGATCCTGTTCGGCCTGAGCCTCGGTGCCGAACTGATCGCCAACGACAAGCCGCTGGTGGTGCACTACGACAACAACTGGTACTTCCCGGCGATCAAGCGTTACCCGGAAACCACCTTCGGCGGCGAGTTCCCGCTGGAGGCCAACTACAAGAGCCCGTACATCCGCGAACTGCTCAAGGCCAAGGACGCGTGGGTGCTGTGGGCGCCGATTCCGTTCAGCTACCAGAGCATCAACTACGACCTGAAAGTCCCGGCCCCCGCCCCGCCATCGGCGGACAACCTGCTGGGCACCGACGATCAGGGCCGCGATGTGCTGGCGCGGGTGATCTACGGCTTCCGTATCTCCGTGCTGTTCGCCCTGACCCTGACCGTGCTCAGCTCGATCATCGGCGTCATTGCCGGCGCCTTGCAGGGTTTCTATGGTGGCTGGGTCGATCTGGCCGGCCAGCGCTTCCTGGAGATCTGGTCGGGCTTGCCGGTGCTGTATCTGCTGATCATTCTCGCCAGTTTCGTCCAGCCGAACTTCTGGTGGCTGCTGGGGATCATGCTGTTGTTCTCGTGGATGAGCCTGGTGGACGTGGTGCGCGCCGAGTTCCTGCGCGGGCGCAACCTCGAGTACGTGCGCGCGGCCCGAGCGCTGGGCATGCAGAACGGCGCGATCATGTTCCGCCACATCCTGCCCAACGCCATGGTCTCGACCATGACTTTCATGCCGTTCATCCTGACCGGCGCCATCGGCACCCTCACCGCCCTGGACTTCCTCGGTTTCGGCTTGCCGGCCGGCAGTCCGTCGCTGGGTGAACTGGTAGCCCAGGGCAAATCCAACCTGCAGGCGCCATGGCTGGGCATGAGTGCGTTTGCGGTGCTGGCGCTGATGTTGAGTTTGCTGGTGTTCATCGGCGAGTCCGCTCGCGATGCCTTCGACCCGAGGAAGTGA